The following proteins are encoded in a genomic region of Bacillus sp. FJAT-22090:
- the ptsP gene encoding phosphoenolpyruvate--protein phosphotransferase gives MVNLKGIAASTGIAIGKAFLLVEPDLTIIKKAITSMEEEITRFHSALQEAKREIQKIRDRTADGIGEEHGAIFDAHLLILSDPELLGTIESKVKVDNVNVEFALQETTDALIEMFEQLDNGYMQERAADIRDVTKRLLAKLLKLEFPNIAMIDEEVIIVAKDLAPSDTAQLNKKYAKGFTTDMGGRTSHSAIMARSLEIPSVVGTSNATSSIKNGDLLIIDGDNGEVFINPSKEKIDLYIERRNMLELQKKTLTLLINKRTITLDGKQVEVAANIGSPRDIESVIAHGGEGVGLYRTEFLYMERDTFPTEEEQFQAYKQVLEKMEDKPVVVRTLDIGGDKKLPYLNLSKELNPFLGFRAIRLCLAEQELFRVQLRALLRASNFGNLKIMFPMIATLEEFREAKRLLLDEKAFLLKEGFEVANHIEIGIMVEIPSTAIVADQFANEVDFFSIGTNDLIQYTMAADRMNEHVSYLYQPYHPAILRLVKMVIDAAHAKGKWVGMCGEMAGDSIAIPLLLGLGLDEFSISAPSMLKARNQINHLKESEMKELVDKALFLQTSEQVKQYVKERINPTS, from the coding sequence ATGGTGAATTTAAAAGGGATAGCTGCATCCACTGGAATTGCCATTGGGAAGGCTTTTTTGCTAGTAGAACCGGATCTTACAATCATTAAAAAAGCCATTACTAGCATGGAGGAAGAAATTACTCGTTTTCACTCCGCTTTACAAGAGGCAAAAAGAGAGATACAAAAAATCAGAGATCGTACCGCAGATGGTATAGGAGAAGAACATGGTGCAATTTTTGATGCTCATTTGCTAATTCTGAGTGATCCAGAACTATTGGGGACAATTGAGAGTAAAGTAAAAGTAGATAATGTAAATGTAGAGTTTGCATTGCAAGAAACTACGGATGCTTTAATCGAGATGTTTGAGCAATTGGATAACGGATATATGCAGGAGCGTGCCGCAGATATTAGAGATGTCACAAAAAGACTATTAGCAAAGCTATTGAAGTTAGAATTCCCTAACATAGCAATGATTGATGAAGAGGTAATAATAGTTGCAAAAGATTTAGCTCCTTCTGACACCGCACAACTAAATAAGAAATACGCTAAGGGATTTACAACTGACATGGGGGGACGAACATCCCATTCTGCTATTATGGCCCGCTCATTGGAGATACCCTCTGTTGTAGGTACATCAAATGCAACCTCTTCTATAAAAAATGGGGATTTACTAATTATTGATGGAGATAATGGAGAAGTTTTTATAAATCCATCTAAAGAAAAGATTGATTTATATATAGAGAGACGAAACATGCTAGAACTTCAAAAGAAAACATTAACATTACTTATAAATAAACGAACAATCACGTTAGATGGTAAACAAGTTGAAGTTGCTGCTAATATTGGTTCGCCACGGGACATCGAAAGTGTCATTGCACATGGAGGGGAGGGAGTAGGCCTTTACAGAACTGAATTTCTTTATATGGAAAGAGATACTTTTCCTACAGAGGAAGAACAATTTCAAGCATATAAACAAGTCCTAGAAAAGATGGAAGATAAGCCAGTGGTCGTTAGAACATTGGATATTGGTGGCGACAAAAAGCTTCCTTATTTGAACTTATCTAAGGAGTTAAACCCATTTTTAGGCTTCCGAGCAATTCGTCTTTGTTTAGCAGAACAAGAATTATTCCGAGTTCAATTACGTGCTTTGCTCCGAGCAAGTAATTTTGGAAATCTTAAAATTATGTTCCCGATGATTGCAACTCTAGAAGAATTCCGAGAAGCCAAGCGGCTTTTATTAGATGAAAAAGCATTTCTTTTAAAGGAAGGATTCGAGGTAGCTAATCATATCGAAATTGGAATAATGGTAGAAATTCCTTCTACAGCAATAGTGGCTGATCAATTTGCAAATGAAGTTGATTTTTTTAGTATAGGAACGAATGATTTAATCCAATATACAATGGCAGCGGATAGAATGAACGAGCATGTATCTTATTTGTACCAACCATATCATCCTGCAATCTTAAGATTAGTCAAAATGGTCATCGACGCTGCACATGCAAAAGGAAAGTGGGTAGGGATGTGCGGAGAAATGGCTGGGGATTCCATAGCGATTCCATTATTGCTAGGGCTAGGATTAGATGAGTTTTCTATAAGCGCGCCATCCATGTTAAAAGCTAGAAATCAAATCAATCATTTGAAGGAAAGTGAAATGAAGGAACTTGTAGATAAAGCCTTGTTTTTGCAGACATCTGAACAAGTAAAGCAATATGTTAAAGAAAGGATAAATCCCACTAGTTGA
- a CDS encoding Ger(x)C family spore germination protein, whose translation MKGKLKLLAITFCFIFLAGCTEKELKIPLEDVGMVGVLAFDYIDDEQTQITVAIPQYDPEAKEHTQIFSVSTDLISKGIVEIEALSDKKIVLNQLRVVLVNEQFALQGDVRNAIQQLYRNAEVGNKVLIAVVKESAEDMLKQEYPDKPSVIMYLNDLLQPSVNTAFNPNTNIHDFMYTQTNPNFDSIVPFLKTKDGKIDIDGIALFKEKRMLKSLSTNEGLIIQALQGRKKLAPLNIELNNENQKEKLLIDLIDSKVKIRSNKDLKAPKLNIVLKMSGTLIEYRGERENKLKSIDNIADLEKDVNKKVEQDISNFLEEIKKLEVDPIGLTENFRMHYKGNWDKELTNETISKLEWDIQVDTSILSTGILR comes from the coding sequence ATGAAAGGAAAATTAAAATTGCTTGCAATTACTTTCTGCTTTATATTCTTAGCAGGTTGTACAGAAAAAGAATTAAAAATACCTCTTGAAGATGTAGGCATGGTAGGAGTCTTAGCATTTGACTATATAGATGATGAGCAAACACAGATAACGGTAGCCATCCCGCAATACGATCCAGAAGCGAAGGAGCACACACAAATCTTCAGCGTTTCCACTGATTTGATATCAAAAGGAATAGTGGAAATAGAAGCACTTTCTGATAAAAAGATAGTACTAAATCAATTACGGGTTGTTCTTGTTAATGAGCAATTTGCACTTCAAGGGGATGTTCGTAATGCAATTCAACAGCTATATAGAAACGCTGAAGTTGGTAACAAAGTACTCATTGCAGTAGTTAAAGAAAGTGCAGAAGATATGCTGAAACAAGAATATCCAGATAAACCTAGCGTGATAATGTATTTAAACGATTTATTACAGCCTAGTGTTAATACAGCATTTAATCCAAATACGAATATTCATGATTTTATGTATACACAAACCAACCCTAATTTTGACTCTATCGTTCCATTCCTAAAAACTAAAGACGGGAAAATAGATATTGATGGCATTGCTTTATTTAAAGAAAAAAGGATGCTCAAAAGTTTATCTACAAATGAAGGGTTAATCATACAGGCGTTGCAAGGAAGAAAAAAACTGGCACCACTAAATATCGAGCTTAACAATGAAAACCAAAAAGAAAAATTATTGATTGACTTGATTGATAGTAAAGTAAAAATTAGAAGTAATAAAGATTTAAAAGCACCCAAATTGAACATTGTGCTAAAAATGTCAGGTACTTTAATAGAATATAGAGGCGAGAGAGAAAACAAGTTAAAAAGTATAGATAACATCGCTGACCTGGAAAAAGATGTGAATAAAAAAGTTGAACAAGACATTAGTAATTTTTTGGAGGAAATTAAAAAACTAGAAGTGGACCCAATAGGTTTAACTGAAAATTTTCGAATGCACTACAAAGGAAATTGGGATAAGGAATTAACAAATGAAACTATTAGTAAGTTAGAGTGGGATATTCAAGTGGATACTTCTATTTTGAGTACTGGGATTTTAAGATAA
- a CDS encoding GerAB/ArcD/ProY family transporter produces the protein MSTNKRKLLNGYHVVFLAQSTMFGTGILSLPQRLSSLGYSEAFFPLLLGIIASLTLWPMIWIMSKFPNENLFRINELLLGKWIGKSINIFFVLQFTLFLAAIISNYMQLIQTTALPEQKITTPVFLLILILIYIVQGGIKSIARFCMMAFFLTLPMLYFLRWAIEKGDVSHIFPLFNYNFKEMFEALRKGYLSILGYELILFYYPYIVNQKKAFKHASIGIWISIILCLITTFVSVMYYSEWQLKNVEFSVLQLFKAGELTFIERIDIIGMTMWVFLVFTSLAGYLWSAKKGLDSIRSKKSKLHVYILTTVVFLIIIFPYSNEMKQKLYEGSFYAGYLLVVWPIFLSIVHVLRKKKVQQ, from the coding sequence TTGAGTACAAACAAACGGAAGCTTTTGAATGGTTATCACGTAGTTTTCTTGGCGCAAAGTACAATGTTTGGTACTGGAATCCTTTCACTTCCTCAACGGCTTAGTTCTTTAGGTTACAGTGAGGCATTTTTTCCATTATTGCTAGGTATAATTGCAAGTTTAACATTATGGCCAATGATATGGATTATGTCTAAATTTCCAAATGAAAATTTGTTTCGAATAAACGAGCTTTTGTTAGGTAAATGGATCGGTAAAAGTATAAATATATTTTTTGTTCTACAATTTACTTTGTTTCTAGCTGCAATCATCAGTAATTATATGCAGCTCATTCAAACTACTGCCCTGCCGGAACAAAAAATTACTACTCCTGTATTTTTATTAATTTTGATTCTAATATACATTGTTCAAGGTGGTATAAAATCTATTGCACGATTTTGTATGATGGCATTTTTTTTAACATTACCTATGCTATATTTTTTACGATGGGCAATTGAAAAAGGAGATGTAAGTCATATTTTCCCTTTATTTAATTACAATTTCAAAGAAATGTTTGAAGCTTTACGAAAAGGATATTTATCTATTCTTGGGTATGAATTAATCTTGTTTTATTATCCTTATATTGTGAATCAAAAAAAGGCATTTAAACATGCATCTATTGGAATTTGGATAAGTATAATTCTTTGTCTCATAACAACATTTGTAAGTGTTATGTATTATTCAGAGTGGCAATTAAAAAATGTCGAATTCTCCGTGTTGCAATTGTTTAAAGCAGGTGAGCTTACTTTTATAGAAAGAATAGATATTATTGGAATGACGATGTGGGTATTTTTAGTTTTTACTTCATTGGCAGGATACCTATGGAGTGCGAAGAAAGGATTAGATTCCATTCGATCAAAAAAAAGCAAGCTTCATGTTTATATACTTACTACCGTTGTTTTTTTGATCATTATCTTCCCTTATTCTAATGAAATGAAGCAAAAACTATATGAGGGAAGCTTTTATGCAGGTTATCTGCTGGTAGTTTGGCCAATATTTTTGAGTATTGTACATGTACTTAGAAAAAAGAAGGTGCAACAATGA
- a CDS encoding spore germination protein yields MKNSKLVRTTIGRPSQKREENKTKAQSEPEQPIEIIKQYTSQINDVIYKKIPTDEGLVTVIYSKSLVEKMTLQAMVLIPLANHLNQIHQVSERLDASNASEVTSKLISGYTLLYFHETKLLLNIDTYSAPTRAITNTETESTVIGPQDAFTESLETNISLVRRRIRNPMLKNEDRTIGSETNTKISILYMEDIVNKENLEKVRGRIDKINHPSFSDISILKQLIEDNPFSPFPQFYMSVRPDSITHYLVDGRIAIFMDNSQSALICPTSFLEMFVSIEDYYNRWTTATLLRFLRFFGFFLTIMITPMYISILTFHPEIFPYELLLNLQESRAKVPFPPLFEVLFLELIIEVLREAGSRMPAKVGQTIGIVGGIVIGTAAVEAGLISNILIVLVAISALLSFLPPIFLMSNTSRFVRYIFIISAGMFGLMGQMLAFAWLIAHLLRLNSLGTPFMSPIIPRKAGDLKDGIFRFPIAFLKNKTGIARSQKK; encoded by the coding sequence ATGAAAAATAGTAAGTTGGTACGTACCACAATAGGTCGTCCATCTCAAAAAAGAGAAGAAAATAAAACTAAAGCTCAATCGGAACCGGAACAACCGATTGAAATAATCAAGCAGTATACCAGTCAAATTAATGATGTTATATATAAAAAAATACCTACCGATGAGGGATTAGTTACAGTTATTTATAGCAAATCACTTGTAGAGAAAATGACGTTACAAGCAATGGTTTTAATTCCGCTTGCCAATCATTTAAATCAAATTCATCAAGTATCTGAAAGGTTGGATGCATCCAATGCCTCTGAGGTCACGTCTAAACTCATTTCAGGTTATACACTTTTGTATTTTCACGAAACAAAATTGTTATTAAATATAGATACTTATAGTGCACCTACTCGGGCTATTACAAATACCGAGACAGAATCAACGGTTATAGGGCCACAAGATGCGTTTACAGAATCATTGGAAACAAATATATCATTAGTAAGAAGACGTATTCGAAATCCAATGTTAAAGAATGAAGATAGAACGATTGGATCGGAAACGAATACAAAGATTTCTATTCTATATATGGAGGACATCGTAAATAAAGAAAATCTTGAAAAGGTAAGAGGCAGAATTGATAAAATAAACCATCCTTCTTTCTCTGATATTTCTATATTAAAACAGCTTATAGAGGATAATCCCTTTTCACCTTTTCCACAGTTCTATATGTCGGTTAGGCCTGATAGCATAACACATTATTTGGTCGATGGAAGAATTGCGATATTTATGGATAATAGCCAATCGGCACTTATTTGTCCTACATCCTTTTTAGAGATGTTTGTTTCCATTGAAGATTATTATAATCGTTGGACAACAGCTACTTTACTTCGTTTCCTTCGATTTTTTGGTTTTTTCTTAACCATAATGATAACTCCTATGTATATATCGATATTAACGTTTCACCCAGAAATTTTTCCCTATGAACTTTTATTGAATTTACAGGAGTCTAGGGCAAAAGTTCCTTTTCCTCCTCTTTTTGAAGTTTTGTTTCTCGAGTTAATTATAGAAGTACTAAGGGAAGCTGGATCTAGAATGCCTGCAAAAGTTGGACAAACGATAGGTATCGTAGGAGGTATTGTTATTGGTACAGCGGCAGTGGAGGCAGGATTAATAAGTAATATTCTAATTGTATTAGTAGCAATCTCCGCATTACTATCATTTCTTCCTCCTATCTTTTTAATGAGTAATACAAGTAGATTTGTTCGATATATCTTTATTATTTCGGCAGGGATGTTTGGATTAATGGGTCAAATGCTTGCGTTTGCTTGGTTGATCGCACATCTACTTAGATTAAATTCCTTAGGAACTCCTTTTATGTCACCGATTATACCAAGAAAGGCAGGGGACTTAAAGGATGGTATTTTTAGGTTTCCAATAGCTTTCCTTAAAAATAAAACAGGAATAGCAAGATCACAGAAAAAGTAA
- a CDS encoding EcsC family protein produces MKDSKEWLTEELTKVEAWEKDQSDLWFWEKLGRLPFKMIDKWTPKFIQNKIGVLLDELGQYVQTGGNYLSSVSKIPSYYPDLGVETLEDVQKLSVSLMDKSVANLTKNRKNIATIQGAGTGIGGIFTLTLDIPLLLGLQLKTLQDIAISYGYDPNDKKERLFIIKCLQFVSADIVGKQTIISQLSKFDHHDETIKREVVSEMQGWREVVFAYRDQFGWKKLFQMIPIAGLVFGAFINRSAVNDIAEAGIMLYRKRRINEKLNKNDHL; encoded by the coding sequence GTGAAAGATTCGAAAGAATGGTTAACAGAAGAACTAACAAAGGTAGAGGCTTGGGAGAAAGATCAAAGTGATTTATGGTTTTGGGAAAAGCTCGGACGTCTCCCTTTTAAAATGATTGATAAATGGACACCTAAATTTATACAAAACAAAATAGGGGTACTTTTGGACGAGCTTGGTCAGTACGTTCAAACTGGTGGTAACTATTTAAGTTCTGTATCTAAGATCCCATCTTATTATCCTGATTTAGGAGTTGAAACATTAGAAGATGTACAAAAACTATCTGTCTCTCTAATGGACAAATCAGTAGCCAATCTTACGAAAAATAGAAAAAACATCGCAACCATTCAAGGTGCTGGAACCGGCATTGGGGGAATTTTTACACTTACACTGGATATTCCGCTCCTTTTAGGTTTACAGTTAAAAACTTTACAGGACATAGCCATTAGCTATGGTTACGATCCTAATGACAAAAAAGAACGTTTATTTATTATAAAATGCTTACAATTTGTGTCCGCTGATATTGTTGGAAAACAAACTATTATTTCACAATTATCGAAGTTTGATCATCACGATGAGACCATCAAAAGAGAGGTTGTTTCAGAGATGCAAGGTTGGCGTGAGGTAGTTTTTGCTTATAGAGATCAATTCGGTTGGAAAAAGTTATTTCAAATGATTCCAATAGCCGGACTAGTCTTTGGTGCCTTTATCAACCGATCCGCTGTGAATGATATTGCAGAAGCCGGTATTATGCTTTACCGTAAAAGAAGAATCAACGAGAAGCTAAACAAGAACGATCATTTATAA
- a CDS encoding serine/threonine protein kinase: protein MNNYHALANSVIINEENRLISYDQSLELVGVGRSAFVFRIISTNIAIKVYYPDLIFVAQEEAEIYQLLQGIDYYPILYDSGVNYIVIDFIEGDTIFENVTLGNEITATQVKEIDLALSLASNKGLNPSDIHLRNIIITPNGDIKIIDVARYRQSKECMRWNHLKKFHRQFYRKRYFPKKLSARLLDGIGNLYKKGLIPFYRD, encoded by the coding sequence TTGAATAATTATCATGCACTTGCGAATTCAGTCATTATAAACGAAGAAAATCGACTCATTTCATATGATCAATCCTTAGAGCTTGTAGGGGTAGGAAGAAGTGCATTTGTTTTCAGAATAATATCAACAAACATTGCAATTAAAGTGTACTATCCAGACTTAATATTTGTTGCACAAGAGGAAGCAGAAATTTATCAACTGCTTCAAGGAATTGACTATTACCCTATTCTTTATGATTCAGGGGTCAATTATATAGTAATTGATTTTATTGAAGGTGATACGATATTTGAGAATGTTACGCTTGGAAATGAAATAACCGCAACCCAAGTAAAAGAAATTGATCTAGCACTATCGTTAGCTTCGAATAAAGGATTAAATCCCTCTGATATTCACTTACGTAACATTATTATTACACCCAATGGGGACATTAAGATTATTGATGTTGCTCGTTATAGACAATCAAAAGAATGTATGCGTTGGAATCATCTAAAAAAATTCCATAGACAGTTTTATAGAAAACGTTATTTTCCAAAGAAATTATCTGCTAGATTACTAGATGGTATTGGTAATTTATATAAAAAAGGACTTATACCATTTTATAGAGATTAA
- a CDS encoding pyridoxamine 5'-phosphate oxidase family protein has protein sequence MAKELALKILNDSKIGTMATIQQNKPHSRYMTFFNDEFILYTATSKKTHKVEDVQKNPNTHILIGYEGKGLGDSFLEIEGTVEESDEENVKEKVWNADLKGWFTGPDDPDLTILKITPTQIRVMNTKGEEPQVVEFK, from the coding sequence ATGGCAAAAGAATTAGCACTTAAAATCTTAAACGATAGTAAAATTGGTACAATGGCGACTATACAGCAAAATAAACCACACTCCCGCTATATGACTTTCTTTAACGATGAATTTATCCTGTACACTGCGACTAGTAAAAAGACACACAAAGTGGAAGATGTTCAAAAAAATCCGAACACGCATATACTAATTGGGTATGAAGGTAAAGGACTAGGAGATTCTTTTTTAGAAATTGAAGGTACTGTAGAGGAATCCGATGAAGAAAATGTAAAGGAAAAAGTGTGGAATGCTGATTTAAAAGGTTGGTTTACAGGTCCGGATGATCCAGATCTGACTATATTAAAAATAACTCCTACACAAATTAGGGTAATGAACACAAAAGGGGAAGAGCCCCAGGTTGTCGAATTCAAATGA
- a CDS encoding patatin-like phospholipase family protein, producing the protein MLIDGVFSGGGLKGFALVGAYQVLEEKGYRFKRVAGTSAGSILAAFIAAGFSSKEIENLLDELDTNTLLDPRKTLLPIPFMKWLNLYWRMGLYQGKALENWFLEKLAIKGVYTFSDLQPGSLKVVASDLTNGKMIVIPDDLGDYGISADSFPVARAIRMSCGIPFFFEPIKLKTGTGDTIVVDGGVLSNFPMWIYDNGNKERPVLGLKLSGSSEDVPGHIINNGLQLFEALFSTMKNAHDERYISRTIEKNIIFIPVEDYSATQFDMTEEMKKDLLEKGRQRAIQFLKIW; encoded by the coding sequence ATGTTAATAGATGGGGTGTTTTCAGGAGGTGGATTAAAGGGTTTTGCCCTAGTCGGCGCATATCAAGTGTTAGAAGAGAAAGGTTACCGTTTCAAACGAGTTGCTGGAACAAGTGCGGGATCAATTCTAGCTGCTTTTATCGCTGCTGGTTTTTCAAGTAAAGAAATAGAAAATTTACTAGATGAGCTGGATACAAACACTCTACTGGATCCTCGAAAAACACTTCTTCCCATTCCGTTTATGAAATGGTTAAACTTGTATTGGCGTATGGGATTGTATCAAGGAAAAGCATTAGAAAACTGGTTTTTAGAAAAACTTGCAATAAAAGGTGTTTATACATTTTCTGATTTACAACCAGGTTCACTAAAAGTAGTTGCCTCGGATCTGACGAATGGCAAAATGATTGTGATTCCTGACGACTTAGGAGATTATGGAATATCTGCTGACAGTTTTCCTGTTGCTCGAGCTATACGAATGAGCTGCGGGATTCCATTTTTCTTTGAACCGATCAAATTAAAGACAGGAACTGGAGATACAATAGTAGTGGATGGTGGAGTGTTAAGTAACTTTCCCATGTGGATATATGATAATGGAAATAAGGAACGACCAGTCCTTGGTTTAAAGCTAAGTGGTAGCTCTGAGGATGTTCCAGGACATATAATAAACAATGGTCTACAGTTGTTCGAAGCTCTATTTTCAACAATGAAAAATGCACATGATGAAAGATACATTTCAAGAACAATTGAAAAGAATATAATTTTTATTCCAGTGGAGGATTATAGTGCTACGCAATTTGATATGACGGAAGAAATGAAAAAGGATTTATTGGAAAAGGGACGTCAACGAGCTATTCAATTTCTGAAAATATGGTAA
- a CDS encoding Nramp family divalent metal transporter, with translation MTMEINQQLIPPRTFGEKLKNIGPGIVVAATGAGTADLITSLVLGTQFGMTFVWAIIVGSVLKYFLNEGVGRWYLATGQTILDGWQQLGKWATGYFGVYSIIWGFVYGAAAASTSGMAMHAMFPIMPVWAWSIIHAIVGFILIWVGKYLLFEKVMTALIAVMFVTIIGTAALFLPSFGDFAFGFVPRVPQGSFILMLGLIGGVGGTITMASYGYWLREKGWNGKQWIAAMRTDAKIAYFLTGLFTLAGLIIGAQFLAGTGVSIRDDEGLIKLSEMLGAEFGTPMRWMFLVAFWSAAYSSLLGVWNGVPYLFADFIKTIRKNKQEVSVKDPAYRFYLFWLTFPPMILFYFGKPVELIILYGALGAIFMPFLALSLLLLLNSKTIAIESRNKLVPNAVLIGCLIMFGYLGLQELVKLFSKFM, from the coding sequence ATGACAATGGAAATTAATCAACAGCTAATTCCACCTAGAACTTTTGGTGAAAAATTAAAAAACATTGGCCCAGGAATTGTCGTTGCCGCTACAGGAGCCGGAACAGCAGATCTAATCACTTCTCTTGTACTCGGCACTCAATTTGGTATGACATTTGTATGGGCAATTATTGTTGGATCTGTTTTAAAATACTTTCTAAATGAAGGCGTAGGAAGATGGTATTTAGCAACAGGTCAGACAATCTTAGACGGCTGGCAACAGTTAGGTAAGTGGGCTACAGGATATTTCGGAGTCTACTCAATCATTTGGGGCTTTGTTTATGGTGCTGCTGCCGCATCCACTTCAGGCATGGCAATGCACGCAATGTTTCCTATTATGCCAGTTTGGGCCTGGTCTATCATTCATGCAATTGTAGGATTTATTTTAATTTGGGTAGGAAAATATCTTCTTTTTGAAAAAGTTATGACGGCTCTAATCGCTGTTATGTTTGTCACGATTATCGGTACAGCAGCTTTATTTTTGCCAAGCTTCGGTGACTTTGCATTTGGCTTCGTGCCACGAGTTCCACAAGGTTCTTTCATCCTAATGCTTGGATTGATTGGTGGTGTAGGTGGAACTATCACGATGGCTTCCTATGGATATTGGTTACGTGAAAAAGGTTGGAACGGTAAACAGTGGATCGCAGCAATGCGTACAGATGCAAAAATTGCATATTTTCTAACTGGTTTATTTACTCTTGCAGGTCTCATTATTGGTGCACAATTTTTAGCTGGAACGGGTGTAAGTATTCGAGATGACGAAGGATTAATAAAACTTTCCGAAATGCTAGGAGCTGAGTTTGGTACACCAATGAGATGGATGTTCTTAGTGGCTTTCTGGTCCGCTGCCTATTCATCACTGCTTGGGGTATGGAATGGCGTTCCCTATCTATTTGCGGATTTCATCAAAACAATCCGAAAAAATAAACAAGAAGTATCTGTAAAAGACCCAGCATATCGCTTTTATCTATTCTGGCTTACTTTCCCACCGATGATTTTATTCTACTTTGGGAAACCAGTTGAGTTGATTATTCTTTATGGAGCACTTGGAGCTATATTCATGCCATTTTTAGCACTTTCTTTACTGCTCCTACTAAATTCAAAGACAATAGCAATAGAGTCTAGAAACAAGTTGGTACCAAATGCTGTATTAATTGGATGCTTAATAATGTTTGGTTACCTTGGATTGCAAGAGTTAGTTAAGCTATTCTCTAAATTTATGTAA
- a CDS encoding threonine aldolase family protein, whose product MTKINNLFESFRQTQYQINGHGKRNIHVLKEAFQEVDDHLESDIYGNGKIIIDFQEKMASYLGKETAVFFPSGTMAQQIALRIWCDKKELKKVAYHPLCHLEIHEENGLKELHHIEPILLADKNRLIKLDDVVNMQQDIACLLLELPQREIGGQLPDFEKLEEISNYCRKKGIKLHLDGARLFEVLPFYNKTAAEICSLFDSVYVSFYKGIGGIAGAILAGEKDFTEESQIWKRRHGGDLISLYPYIISADYYFKEKCPKMEQYYEDAKELASFLNSCQAISTIPREPVSNMFHVYFQAPKVDMEKVLINVYEQTGIGLTGYVNKKTNKTCYFEVNIGDQYATLPKEKVKKVIQMIDEQIIRSTFTVME is encoded by the coding sequence ATGACGAAAATAAATAATCTGTTTGAATCATTCAGACAAACACAGTATCAGATAAATGGACATGGAAAAAGAAATATACACGTTTTAAAAGAAGCGTTCCAAGAGGTAGACGACCATTTAGAGAGTGATATTTATGGGAATGGAAAGATTATTATAGATTTTCAAGAAAAGATGGCATCTTATTTAGGGAAAGAAACGGCTGTATTTTTCCCCAGTGGTACAATGGCCCAACAAATTGCATTACGTATATGGTGTGATAAAAAAGAATTGAAAAAAGTTGCCTATCATCCTTTATGCCATTTAGAGATTCATGAGGAAAACGGCTTAAAGGAATTACATCATATTGAACCTATTTTGTTAGCGGATAAAAATAGACTAATCAAATTAGATGATGTAGTAAATATGCAGCAGGATATTGCTTGCTTATTATTAGAACTGCCACAACGAGAAATCGGTGGTCAATTACCTGATTTCGAAAAGCTTGAAGAAATTTCTAACTATTGTCGTAAAAAAGGGATTAAGCTACATTTAGATGGAGCAAGACTTTTTGAGGTTCTTCCTTTTTATAATAAAACAGCTGCTGAAATTTGTAGTCTTTTTGATAGTGTGTACGTTTCTTTTTACAAAGGTATCGGGGGTATTGCTGGAGCTATTCTTGCTGGGGAAAAGGACTTTACAGAGGAATCTCAGATTTGGAAAAGACGACATGGTGGTGATTTAATAAGCTTGTATCCGTATATTATAAGTGCGGATTATTATTTCAAAGAAAAATGTCCAAAAATGGAGCAGTATTACGAAGATGCAAAGGAGTTAGCTTCTTTTTTAAACTCATGTCAAGCAATTTCTACAATTCCAAGAGAGCCTGTGTCTAATATGTTCCATGTCTACTTCCAGGCACCTAAAGTGGATATGGAAAAGGTTTTAATAAATGTATATGAACAAACGGGCATTGGTTTAACTGGGTATGTAAATAAAAAAACGAATAAAACTTGCTATTTCGAAGTGAATATAGGGGATCAATATGCAACGCTTCCAAAAGAAAAAGTGAAAAAAGTAATTCAAATGATTGATGAGCAGATAATACGTTCTACATTCACTGTGATGGAATAA